Proteins encoded within one genomic window of Panicum virgatum strain AP13 chromosome 1N, P.virgatum_v5, whole genome shotgun sequence:
- the LOC120656550 gene encoding trafficking protein particle complex subunit 6b-like isoform X1 has product MVREVAESCVDGVVMEMVAAYCGRFYAVKPELAARRIEAIGFQVGHQLSERYTMERPRFSDHLEAIKFICKDFWSELFKKQIDNLKTNHRGTFVLQDNRFRWLTRVSLDPSAESTDATDNDSAPLGDTAAQTTSMLLYFPCGLIRGALTNLGISCSVSADMSNLPAYGVVNLHCTSYINQVKEELSMVLIVQLQDL; this is encoded by the exons ATGGTCCGGGAGGTTGCGGAGAGCTGCGTCGATGGGGTGGTCATGGAGATGGTAGCGGCGTACTGCGGTCGCTTCTACGCCGTCAAGCCCGAGCTCGCTGCCCGCCGCATCGAGGCCATTGGTTTCCAGGTCGGCCACCAGCTCTCCGAGAG ATATACCATGGAGCGCCCTCGATTTAGTGATCACCTTGAAGCAATCAAATTTATCTGCAAAGATTTTTGGTCAGAGCTGTTCAAGAAGCAGATTGATAATCTGAAAACAAATCACAGG GGTACCTTTGTCCTTCAAGATAACCGTTTCCGGTGGCTTACTCGTGTTTCTCTAGATCCATCTGCAGAGAGCACAGATGCAACTGACAATGACTCTGCACCATTGGGTGATACTGCAGCCCAAACAACAAGCATGCTTCTGTATTTCCCATGCGGGTTAATAAGAGGTGCCTTGACCAACTTAGGAATTTCATGCTCCGTCTCTGCAGATATGTCAAACCTTCCAGCAT ATGGTGTTGTTAATTTGCACTGCACATCTTACATCAACCAAGTTAAAGAAGAACTAAGTATGGTGCTTATTGTTCAGCTTCAGGATTTATAG
- the LOC120656550 gene encoding trafficking protein particle complex subunit 6b-like isoform X2, translating to MVREVAESCVDGVVMEMVAAYCGRFYAVKPELAARRIEAIGFQVGHQLSERYTMERPRFSDHLEAIKFICKDFWSELFKKQIDNLKTNHRGTFVLQDNRFRWLTRVSLDPSAESTDATDNDSAPLGDTAAQTTSMLLYFPCGLIRGALTNLGISCSVSADMSNLPACSFVVRIKT from the exons ATGGTCCGGGAGGTTGCGGAGAGCTGCGTCGATGGGGTGGTCATGGAGATGGTAGCGGCGTACTGCGGTCGCTTCTACGCCGTCAAGCCCGAGCTCGCTGCCCGCCGCATCGAGGCCATTGGTTTCCAGGTCGGCCACCAGCTCTCCGAGAG ATATACCATGGAGCGCCCTCGATTTAGTGATCACCTTGAAGCAATCAAATTTATCTGCAAAGATTTTTGGTCAGAGCTGTTCAAGAAGCAGATTGATAATCTGAAAACAAATCACAGG GGTACCTTTGTCCTTCAAGATAACCGTTTCCGGTGGCTTACTCGTGTTTCTCTAGATCCATCTGCAGAGAGCACAGATGCAACTGACAATGACTCTGCACCATTGGGTGATACTGCAGCCCAAACAACAAGCATGCTTCTGTATTTCCCATGCGGGTTAATAAGAGGTGCCTTGACCAACTTAGGAATTTCATGCTCCGTCTCTGCAGATATGTCAAACCTTCCAGCAT GTTCCTTTGTGGTGCGCATAAAGACATGA
- the LOC120656549 gene encoding surfeit locus protein 6-like — MGRKPSAAAAAAAVDDEALAATMPSDLLIEADCGGVHGHALFFDALVQLIPPRFYLPSGDEDRPWYQGLSKAAKAAMKAQSRANVKAARRARLDPSAPPASTLDLLKKSAADQEVEEEDDDDEENSGEESAEPGDEASSEDGDDDEIEEDEDGGEKDEIPIAPAAVVSEDRSVTYEELRERLHRRMAELRGNRCTRPEFLNKPKKEKGKKAKGKNEKRGKGEGKKRKREDGTEDAEGKDGKKAKKAEEKPDIMYANVVVDPKEARRRKKRRIKNKKKELQRAKRLQEAKQDPEKANKIAWDTARRRAAGEKVHDDPKLIKESLKKEEKRQQKHAAQWKERQKTVDKQRKEKQKKRTENIRERANQKKMRKIEKREKKLMRPGFEGRKDGYVNE; from the coding sequence ATGGGCAGGaaaccctccgccgccgccgccgccgcggcggttgACGACGAAGCCCTCGCGGCAACCATGCCCTCCGACCTCCTGATCGAAGCCGACTGCGGTGGTGTCCACGGGCACGCTCTCTTCTTCGACGCCCTCGTGCAGCTCATCCCACCGCGCTTCTACCTCCCGTCCGGCGACGAGGACCGCCCCTGGTACCAAGGCCTCTCTAAGGCCGCCAAGGCGGCCATGAAGGCCCAGTCCCGCGCCAATGTCaaggccgcccgccgcgcgcgcctcgacccctccgcgccgccggcctccaccctCGACCTCCTCAAGAAGTCTGCCGCCGACCAggaggtggaggaagaagatgacgacgatgaggagAACTCAGGAGAGGAGAGCGCGGAACCTGGGGATGAGGCAAGCTCCGAGGATGGAGACGACGATGAGATAGAGGAGGATGAAGACGGGGGTGAGAAGGATGAGATACCTATTGCTCCGGCGGCAGTGGTGTCCGAGGATCGGTCGGTGACCTACGAGGAGCTGCGGGAACGGCTTCACCGCCGCATGGCGGAGCTTCGTGGCAACCGGTGCACCAGGCCTGAGTTCTTGAATAAGCCCAAGAAGGAGAAGGGCAAGAAGGCAAAGGGGAAGAATGAGAAGAGGGGAAAGGGCGAGGGCAAGAAGAGGAAGCGTGAGGATGGCACCGAGGATGCAGAGGGCAAGGATGGGAAAAAGGCCAAGAAGGCTGAGGAGAAGCCAGATATCATGTATGCAAACGTTGTTGTTGACCCAAAGGAGGCGAGGCgcaggaagaagagaaggattaagaacaagaagaaggagCTGCAGCGGGCTAAGCGGTTGCAGGAGGCGAAGCAGGATCCTGAGAAGGCGAACAAGATCGCGTGGGATACAGCAAGAAGACGGGCTGCTGGGGAGAAGGTGCATGATGACCCCAAGTTGATTAAGGAGAGCTTGAAGAAGGAGGAAAAGCGGCAGCAGAAGCATGCTGCTCAGTGGAAGGAGAGGCAGAAGACTGTGGACaagcagaggaaggagaagcagaaGAAAAGGACAGAGAACATCCGGGAGCGGGCAAACCAGAAGAAGATGCGCAAGATTGAGAAGCGTGAGAAAAAGCTTATGCGCCCTGGATTTGAGGGACGCAAGGATGGTTATGTCAACGAGTAA